A window of the Anthonomus grandis grandis chromosome 9, icAntGran1.3, whole genome shotgun sequence genome harbors these coding sequences:
- the LOC126740308 gene encoding uncharacterized protein LOC126740308 has product MYKLLVLFALIATTFSLPYPLAEDEDGEQYHLVPLNRVRRQQQTNYRLDSKGNLFLGHKGTILDNQNHRLDGQGYVVKNVKGHGLSPDAGGGALNYLNKPSNLNLGVSADHVRHGGTNVGATAGWNFIQQKNAEVGLSGRMLGFIASLDTKDFSNKVKYCLVRGPRLILPEDKSYAINIV; this is encoded by the exons atgtataaattattagTTCTATTTGCACTAATAGCAACAACCTTCTCGCTGCCATATCCACTAGCAGAAGACGAAGATGGAGAGCAGTACCATCTAGTACCATTAAACAGAGTGAGAAGACAACAACAAACCAACTACCGTTTAGATTCCAAAGGCAATCTCTTTCTGGGGCACAAAGGTACGATCCTAGACAACCAAAACCATCGCCTGGACGGGCAAGGGTATGTCGTTAAGAATGTCAAAGGGCATGGTCTAAGTCCCGATGCCGGTGGTGGAGCACTAAACTACCTCAATAAACCCTCAAACTTAAATCTGGGTGTCTCGGCTGACCATGTAAGGCATGGTGGTACCAATGTTGGTGCTACCGCTGGTTGGAACTTCATTCAACAGAAAAATGCCGAAGTGGGCTTATCTGGAAG GATGCTTGGATTTATCGCCAGTTTGGATACGAAGGACTTTTCTAACAAGGTAAAATATTGCTTAGTCCGTGGACCCCGTCTTATCCTTCCAGAGGATAAATCGTATGCCATTAATATTGTATGA